A genomic stretch from Falco cherrug isolate bFalChe1 chromosome 1, bFalChe1.pri, whole genome shotgun sequence includes:
- the HSPB1 gene encoding heat shock protein beta-1 yields MAERRVPFTFLRSPSWEPFHDWCRGSRLFDQSFGMPHIPEDWYKWPSGSAWPGYFRLLPRESALLPSPGSPYGQALSRQLSSGISEIRQTADSWKVTLDVNHFAPEELVVKTKDNIVEITGKHEEKQDEHGFISRCFTRKYTLPPGVEATAVRSSLSPDGMLTVEAPLPKPAIQSAEITIPVTVESQAKEPAKK; encoded by the exons ATGGCCGAGCGCCGCGTCCCCTTCACCTTCCTGCgcagccccagctgggagcCCTTCCATGACTGGTGCCGTGGCAGCCGCCTCTTCGACCAGTCCTTTGGGATGCCCCATATCCCCGAGGATTGGTACAAGTGGCCGAGCGGCAGCGCCTGGCCGGGATATTTCCGTCTGCTCCCCCGGGAAAGCGCGCTGCTGCCGTCCCCCGGCTCGCCCTACGGGCAGGCGCTGAGCCGCCAGCTCAGCAGCGGCATCTCCGAGATCCGCCAGACCGCCGACAGTTGGAAAGTCACCTTGGATGTCAACCACTTCGCACCCGAGGAGCTGGTGGTCAAGACCAAGGATAATATCGTGGAGATAACTG GCAAACACGAGGAGAAGCAGGATGAGCATGGCTTCATCTCCAGGTGCTTCACCCGAAAATACAC cctcccccCCGGCGTTGAAGCCACAGCCGTACGGTCCTCGCTGTCACCCGATGGCATGCTCACGGTGGAGGCCCCCCTGCCCAAGCCGGCCATCCAGTCTGCCGAAATCACCATCCCCGTCACTGTCGAGAGCCAAGCCAAGGAGCCGGCCAAGAAGTAG